One Fusarium falciforme chromosome 1, complete sequence genomic window carries:
- a CDS encoding FAD-binding-3 domain-containing protein — protein MSPSKPPAIAIIGGGPCGLTFARLLQTAGIKYHVFERDPSPESTSLNQGGTLDIHNETGQEALRHAGLHDKFKKLSRQDATAMTLMDSTGGIKASFSDDTDRPEIDRLQLRQLLLNSLPADSIRWGKTLSKVGRNEDEKRPGASSWMLNFADGSTETGFRLVVGADGAWSKVRQVITSTKPVYSGKMFIEGRLSNDNPEYGTAREIAGKGTAMALSAKSVLCVQQMSDRSYRLYMGVTAPETLTRPGGAADPADMDKARATMLGPGGFYADWASNTRALIAACEGPWRPWPLYRLPIGLFSSETTDNGGADGTANDPDQTRWKRTPGIALLGDAAHLATPNGEGVNQAMYDSLVLFKKIMSELGDEGAQAAYDEEADQAALGRAVAAYEAEMLPRAREHIQSSIDLENLINQCQPSSSTLTPFVKCVNLSFQHHPLHKLNQTVQPPATTNFDMAPYQPGLTTLVDLGTHKLELTIYGPPRRAHNPIVVIIPGITSSIKEWFAVTKSLSESMSVMNYERAGYGLSEPAPDGDPRTAEDIAAELHALLRAAKVAPPYIVVSHSYGGIILREFVKLRTLAQFKGFAFVDANTEETSLTYPNPFIRAVQGDIDTLQLCYGDCHRLGHIDWQKLLEEEGRPGHKVAAGRELSQYHASGKALAAKGHSEIEEPELGRVPLVVLQADYAIDLQKIYAEGLRLGNGTDVERAGMSQFISQVNAIEESMQKKILNLSERTKFQRVSGVGHSIHLAAPEAVVDAVIWILMQYRC, from the exons ATGTCCCCATCTAAACCACCCGCTATCGCAATTATTGGGGGCGGACCCTGTGGGCTTACTTTTGCTCGTCTGTTGCAGACTGCGGGGATCAAATACCACGTGTTTGAGCGCGATCCATCCCCGGAATCGACGTCTCTCAATCAAGGTGGCACACTCGATATTCACAACGAAACCGGCCAAGAAGCGCTGCGGCATGCCGGGCTTCATGACAAGTTCAAGAAGCTGTCTCGTCAAGATGCCACGGCCATGACGCTGATGGATTCCACAGGAGGAATCAAGGCCTCTTTCAGTGACGACACTGATCGACCCGAGATCGACCGCTTACAACTGCGACAACTACTACTCAACTCTCTACCTGCAGATAGCATTCGATGGGGAAAGACTCTCTCGAAGGTCGGCCGTAACGAAGACGAAAAACGGCCTGGAGCTAGCTCCTGGATGCTGAACTTTGCCGATGGCTCAACTGAGACTGGGTTTCGGCTCGTGGTCGGTGCGGATGGAGCATGGAGCAAGGTCCGACAAGTG ATCACATCTACCAAGCCAGTATACTCGGGCAAAATGTTTATTGAGGGCCGTCTGTCCAACGACAACCCAGAATATGGCACGGCGCGTGAAATAGCAGGCAAAGGTACTGCCATGGCTTTGAGTGCCAAAAGCGTGCTCTGTGTTCAGCAAATGTCTGATAGATCGTATCGTCTATACATGGGCGTGACAGCGCCCGAAACTTTGACACGGCCCGGAGGCGCCGCTGATCCAGCTGATATGGACAAGGCACGAGCAACCATGCTGGGACCGGGGGGGTTCTACGCCGACTGGGCCTCGAACACACGAGCTTTAATCGCTGCTTGTGAAGGTCCTTGGCGCCCTTGGCCTCTCTATCGCCTCCCTATAGGTCTTTTCTCATCAGAAACAACCGACAATGGCGGAGCAGATGGCACCGCCAACGACCCAGACCAGACGCGCTGGAAGCGCACCCCCGGCATTGCACTCTTGGGAGATGCAGCACATCTTGCAACTCCAAACGGCGAAGGCGTCAATCAGGCCATGTACGACTCGCTGGTTCTCTTCAAGAAGATAATGTCTGAGCtaggagatgaaggagctcAGGCGGCTTatgacgaggaggcagaCCAAGCAGCGTTGGGACGGGCCGTTGCAGCATATGAAGCCGAGATGCTACCTCGTGCTCGAGAACACATTCAAAGCAGTATCGACTTGGAAAACTTGAT CAACCAATGCCAACCATCTTCCAGCACGCTGACGCCATTTGTCAAATGTGTGAATCTATCCTTTCAACATCACCCTTTACACAAGCTCAACCAGACTGTTCAACCTCCTGCAACCACCAACTTCGATATGGCACCCTACCAACCCGGTCTAACGACCCTTGTGGACTTGGGTACCCATAAACTCGAGCTGACCATTTACGGGCCCCCTCGGAGAGCACACAACCcaatcgtcgtcatcatccccgGTATCACAAGCAGCATCAAAGAGTGGTTCGCAGTCACGAAGAGTCTTTCAGAGTCTATGAGTGTCATGAACTACGAGCGCGCAGGATACGGATTAAGTGAACCAGCACCCGACGGTGACCCCAGGACCGCCGAGGACATAGCAGCAGAATTGCACGCGCTTCTGAGAGCTGCAAAGGTCGCGCCACCCTATATCGTGGTCTCTCATTCTTATGGCGGCATAATTCTACGGGAGTTTGTGAAGCTGAGGACTTTGGCTCAGTTCAAGGGCTTTGCCTTTGTCGATGCCAACACCGAGGAGACGTCATTGACCTATCCGAATCCGTTTATTCGCGCTGTGCAAGGAGATATAGACACGCTACAGCTCTGCTACGGAGATTGCCATCGCTTAGGCCACATAGACTGGCAAAAATtgctggaggaagagggacgACCTGGGCATAAAGTCGCAGCTGGCCGAGAATTGTCTCAGTATCATGCGAGCGGTAAAGCCCTAGCTGCCAAGGGGCATTCAGAGATTGAAGAGCCTGAGCTCGGGCGTGTCCCTCTTGTTGTTTTGCAAGCAGATTACGCCATCGATCTCCAAAAGATCTATGCTGAAGGTCTACGATTGGGAAACGGCACTGATGTTGAAAGGGCTGGGATGAGCCAATTCATATCTCAGGTCAATGCGATCGAAGAATCCATGCAAAAGAAGATATTGAACCTATCCGAAAGGACAAAATTTCAGCGCGTTTCTGGCGTTGGGCATAGCATTCATCTTGCCGCCCCTGAGGCGGTTGTGGACGCTGTTATATGGATTTTGATGCAGTACAGGTGCTAG
- a CDS encoding FAD-binding PCMH-type domain-containing protein gives MSKPTTELLQSHLSEAGIPFAVPGSSEFVSLQTSYTGRHDEVRPRVITRPQSAEQVATIIKSCLSLKLEPVVRGGGHDMFGRFSALDAVSIDLRDLNTVTISPDKKTARVGGGATNYQVLEVLSKHGLVAPAGSCGTVGFVGWCLGGGFGPYVHSYGLGADQIAGARVVQANGELVEADARLLKGLRGGGGSLAIVVELEVKTWSLCEVQAGMLFFESSDIAGAVITFFTNYNNLVNTYKDIPSKLYLMPSIWIYPKVGLSLTCGFIWNGSASDESRLWLERVSKLAPLSPNISDVHSTVMNTNALGFAAMVKDMIPAQVLGRCQSADISHFSPEVVDELARIAHAIPRDSSGGVNMHTLRADSPSCRPDTPDSVLPYRKPHVMLEFLGLGDDEASARGAAAWALDARNRISALPDAEGPTYLPLTAPEFVDLETTFGGHLEELRQLKREYDPAGVFKHTLPKLV, from the exons ATGAGCAAGCCAACAACGGAGCTACTGCAAAGCCATCTTTCTGAGGCCGGTATTCCCTTTGCCGTTCCTGGCTCAAGTGAGTTTGTATCCCTGCAAACGAGCTATACCGGCCGGCATGATGAGGTTCGGCCCAGGGTCATCACCAGACCCCAGTCCGCCGAGCAAGTGGCTACTATTATCAAATCATGTCTGAGTCTTAAGCTGGAACCGGTGGTTCGTGGTGGTGGGCATGACATGTTCGGGCGCTTCTCGGCCCTCGATGCCGTGAGCATCGATCTACGCGATCTCAACACGGTCACTATATCGCCAGATAAAAAGACAGCAAGAGTGGGAGGAGGGGCGACAAATTATCAGGTACTCGAGGTCTTGAGCAAGCATGGACTGGTAGCTCCCGCGGGATCCTGTGGAACAGTCGGCTTTGTGGGATGGTGTCTTGGTGGTGGATTTGGTCCTTATGTCCACTCGTACGGGCTGGGAGCCGACCAAATTGCCGGTGCCCGAGTTGTCCAGGCCAATGGGGAGCTAGTTGAAGCTGATGCTCGCCTTCTCAAGGGTCTGCGTGGGGGCGGCGGAAGTCTCGCCATCGTTGTCGAGCTGGAGGTCAAGACGTGGTCGCTCTGTGAG GTCCAGGCGGGAATGCTCTTCTTCGAATCATCTGACATTGCCGGCGCTGTAATTACCTTTTTCACCAACTACAACAACCTCGTAAACACGTACAAGGACATTCCCAGCAAGCTCTATCTGATGCCGTCGATCTGGATCTACCCGAAAGTCGGACTGTCTCTCACCTGCGGTTTCATCTGGAACGGGTCTGCGAGCGACGAGTCTCGTCTGTGGCTTGAGCGAGTGAGCAAGCTGGCACCTCTCTCACCTAATATCTCGGATGTGCACTCGACCGTCATGAACACGAATGCGCTGGGCTTTGCGGCTATGGTGAAAGATATGATCCCCGCTCAGGTTCTCGGCCGTTGTCAGTCAGCAGACATCTCCCACTTCTCACCCGAGGTGGTGGATGAGCTGGCCCGAATTGCCCACGCCATCCCCCGCGACAGCTCTGGTGGTGTCAACATGCACACACTCCGTGCCGACAGCCCATCTTGCAGGCCCGACACGCCGGACTCTGTTCTGCCGTACCGAAAACCCCACGTGATGCTCGAGTTCCTGGGCCTAGGAGATGACGAGGCCTCGGCGCGGGGCGCGGCAGCTTGGGCGTTAGATGCACGTAATAGAATCTCAGCACTTCCAGATGCAGAAGGTCCCACGTATCTACCCTTGACCGCCCCCGAGTTCGTCGACCTGGAAACAACCTTTGGAGGGCATCTGGAAGAGCTGCGGCAGCTGAAACGGGAGTATGATCCGGCGGGGGTTTTTAAGCATACACTGCCAAAGCTCGTATGA
- a CDS encoding AA-permease domain-containing protein, with amino-acid sequence MKGMDKKHNDVEEGRESPSIEPTALPTNNPTTDSKGLEYGTRNLGTLNRRLKSRHVQFLALSGAIGTGLFVGSGQVLSLAGPLSAFLSFTITGFNIFCVLNSVGEMASWLPIPGPVPIFAARFVDPAFGFALAWNYWYQFAIGVPIEVTVSAVIVDYWHNNVPKVALISLFYFPMVFLNCLPVRIYGEAEFVFGAIKLTTIVGLIILMFIITVGGAPNGEAIGFKYWIHPGPMNEYLRPGALGRFLAFWKVFVQATFSYGGSEMVVMAAGETENPRRNIPKAIRRVFWRIVLFYILSVFLVGLCVSSKDPSLLNAINSSAPGAAQSPFVIAIRNGGIKTLPSIINAVILTSAWSSGNSLFYAGTRVLYAAALDGKAPAILAYEKFGVPYLCVAVTSAFGLLVYLNVSNSGAEVFFWLSNLSGVGALIIWASVCYTYLRFYYCLKYNGIDRNTLPYKSPMQPFLAYFSVSFCTIVAIFNGFDAFFPGRFSAKTFVPPYINIPIFIILVFGFKYVKKTKFVKYSEMDIWSGKAEIDALEPTWPVVKPRNWLERIWFWIA; translated from the coding sequence ATGAAAGGAATGGACAAGAAGCATAATGATGTCGAAGAGGGGAGGGAGTCACCCAGCATCGAACCAACAGCATTACCAACCAACAACCCAACTACCGACAGCAAGGGGTTGGAATACGGAACACGCAATCTCGGCACTCTGAACCGTAGGCTCAAGTCCCGACATGTTCAGTTCCTTGCCTTGTCCGGTGCCATCGGCACGGGCCTTTTCGTCGGCAGTGGACAGGTGCTTTCGCTTGCTGGCCCGCTCTCGGCCTTCCTGTCCTTCACCATTACCGGCTTCAACATCTTTTGCGTCCTCAACAGCGTCGGTGAGATGGCTTCATGGTTGCCTATCCCGGGCCCTGTTCCAATCTTTGCCGCCCGGTTCGTGGACCCGGCTTTTGGGTTTGCCCTCGCTTGGAACTATTGGTATCAGTTTGCCATTGGAGTTCCTATTGAGGTGACAGTTTCAGCCGTCATTGTTGATTACTGGCACAACAATGTCCCCAAAGTCGCACTCATCagccttttttatttcccCATGGTCTTCCTCAACTGCTTACCCGTTCGCATCTATGGTGAAGCCGAGTTCGTCTTTGGCGCCATCAAGCTGACCACGATTGTGGGCTTGATCATCTTGATGTTTATCATCACTGTTGGCGGTGCTCCCAATGGCGAGGCGATTGGCTTCAAGTACTGGATACACCCAGGACCTATGAATGAGTACCTGAGGCCAGGCGCATTGGGTAGGTTTCTGGCTTTCTGGAAAGTCTTTGTGCAGGCAACATTCTCCTATGGTGGCAGTGAGATGGTTGTCATGGCCGCAGGAGAGACAGAGAACCCTCGACGCAACATCCCCAAGGCTATTCGTCGAGTCTTCTGGAGAATTGTTCTTTTCTACATCCTTTCCGTCTTTCTTGTCGGTCTTTGCGTCTCGTCCAAGGACCCTTCCCTCCTGAACGCCATCAACTCCTCTGCCCCTGGAGCAGCTCAAAGCCCCTTCGTTATCGCCATTCGCAACGGCGGTATTAAAACACTCCCCTCGATCATCAATGCTGTTATCCTCACCTCGGCTTGGTCATCTGGCAACTCGCTGTTTTATGCCGGCACTCGTGTTCTCTATGCCGCTGCCCTGGATGGTAAGGCACCAGCCATCCTGGCGTATGAGAAGTTTGGCGTGCCCTACCTCTGTGTCGCGGTGACCTCTGCTTTTGGACTCTTGGTCTACCTCAATGTCAGCAATAGTGGCGCCGAAgtcttcttctggctcagtaaTCTGAGCGGCGTCGGAGCTCTTATCATCTGGGCCAGTGTCTGCTACACATATCTTCGCTTCTACTACTGCCTCAAGTATAACGGAATCGACCGCAACACTCTTCCGTACAAGTCACCAATGCAGCCATTCCTAGCTTATTTCTCCGTTTCATTCTGCACAATTGTTGCTATCTTTAATGGATTCGACGCCTTCTTCCCTGGACGCTTCAGTGCCAAGACCTTCGTCCCTCCTTACATCAACATCCCGATCTTCATAATACTGGTTTTTGGCTTCAAGTAtgtcaagaagaccaagtttGTCAAATATTCAGAGATGGATATCTGGTCCGGAAAGGCAGAGATTGATGCGTTGGAACCAACTTGGCCAGTGGTAAAACCCAGGAATTGGCTGGAACGCATCTGGTTCTGGATTGCCTGA
- a CDS encoding N-acetyltransferase domain-containing protein — protein sequence MDYDTEEIVNAFRSARLQYVRADQSDSDLKAFLPTIEQDPVIQAMAAPTMLQPKGKKAADSYLESVVNSLLGVAICLLPEEEKRVNPESDKSEAEQKQSPTIIGIMCIGWGGISPSVAHHRTAEIGISLARPYQNQGYGREAINWMLDWGFRHAALHSIGISTACYNPKAAHLYESMGFRPEGRRRGTIWQNRKWYDLLEFGMLEDEWEKLRSIAP from the coding sequence ATGGATTACGATACGGAAGAGATCGTCAACGCCTTCCGGTCAGCCCGGCTCCAATACGTCCGGGCCGATCAATCCGACAGCGATTTGAAAGCTTTTCTACCAACAATTGAACAAGACCCCGTCATTCAGGCCATGGCTGCCCCAACGATGCTGCAAcccaagggcaagaaagCTGCCGACAGCTACCTTGAATCCGTCGTCAATTCTTTGCTCGGCGTGGCAATATGTCTTTTgcctgaggaggagaagagggtcAATCCGGAGAGCGACAAGAGCGAGGcagagcagaagcagagcccAACCATTATCGGCATAATGTGTATCGGCTGGGGAGGCATCTCACCATCCGTGGCACACCACCGCACTGCCGAGATCGGTATTAGTCTTGCCAGGCCATACCAAAACCAAGGCTACGGGCGCGAGGCTATCAACTGGATGTTGGACTGGGGATTCAGGCACGCCGCGCTTCATTCCATTGGCATATCTACTGCCTGTTATAACCCAAAGGCTGCACATTTGTATGAGAGTATGGGCTTTAGACCAGAAGGGCGAAGAAGGGGGACAATCTGGCAAAACCGCAAGTGGTATGATTTGTTGGAGTTTGGCATGCTTGAGGACGAGTGGGAAAAGCTCAGGAGTATTGCCCCTTAA
- a CDS encoding Protein-S-isoprenylcysteine O-methyltransferase encodes MLCSKAPNSTPRGGWNQDRLGFYATPAAAFLRRLMAGGIGLVHAFIVLKTPSTILICPHSDNLNWQLFDWNAYTLVCLALVTCVGGPLRLLAFAQLGGNFTFRLGPPSTLTTTGVYRYMQHPGYTGQIIVLLTNLALYFRWDGVPGCWLPENAHQRLDGWGFPCAVIITFGIVRRLLMRTKDEEEMLRKTFGAEWIKWHQSTKRFIPGVI; translated from the coding sequence ATGTTATGCTCCAAGGCACCCAATTCTACTCCACGTGGCGGCTGGAACCAAGATCGACTAGGCTTTTACGCTACCCCTGCCGCAGCATTTCTGCGACGTCTGATGGCCGGAGGAATCGGCCTCGTTCATGCATTTATTGTGCTCAAGACTCCCAGCACCATTCTTATTTGCCCACATTCCGACAATCTCAACTGGCAACTTTTCGACTGGAACGCATATACCCTAGTGTGCCTTGCTCTGGTTACCTGTGTTGGCGGGCCCCTTCGTCTGTTGGCGTTTGCTCAACTGGGGGGTAATTTTACCTTCCGCCTTGGACCACCAAGCACTTTGACCACAACGGGAGTATATCGCTACATGCAGCACCCGGGCTATACGGGACAAATCATCGTCTTGCTGACGAACCTGGCTCTTTACTTCCGGTGGGATGGAGTACCAGGATGCTGGCTTCCCGAGAATGCACACCAGAGACTCGATGGCTGGGGGTTTCCCTGTGCcgttattattacctttggTATTGTGCGGAGGCTATTGATGAGAaccaaggatgaagaagagatgcTGCGGAAAACATTTGGGGCTGAATGGATCAAGTGGCATCAGTCTACCAAGAGGTTTATACCTGGCGTTATCTGA
- a CDS encoding GH43-C2 domain-containing protein yields the protein MKSLVLFLGLVASTIPFVVTTPTHGTRAENFQNPIIYSDFPDNDVFLGPDGFYYFSASNFHYSPGAPILRSKDLINWDLIGHSIPRLEFGDGYDLPNSNTRAYRGGTWASSLRYRESNKLWYWIGCTNFWNTWVFTSPSPTGPWKKAAQLGTGGTCYYDNGILIDDDDTMYVVYGSNNVRVSQLSKDGLSEVKSQQVLNNTSIGVDGLEGNRMYKINGQYYILNDDPNASATWIWKSDNPFGPYKSKNLAKGVTPPLSGGNSPHQGSLIKTPAGEWYFMSFTWAYPAGRLPVLAPIRWGDDGFPVLVTGANGGWGASYPLPSGSNGLTKNWRRTDRFQGTSLDPSWEWNHNPDVTSYEINNGLTLRTASVTNDIYSARNTLTHRTHGDHPVGTVKIDFSKLADGDRAGLAAFRDQSAYIGIHRSNGKSTLAVAQGMIIDEWSGETKSLGEVKATAEVAEGKTQVWLRAELDTSPTGSRNAVFSYSWDGSKFEKLGPNYQLYNGWAFFIAYRFGIFNYATQALGGSIKVESFTAA from the coding sequence ATGAAGTCGCTTGTACTATTTCTAGGCCTTGTTGCCTCCACTATCCCATTCGTGGTCACGACCCCGACGCATGGCACTAGAGCCGAGAATTTCCAAAACCCCATCATCTATTCTGACTTCCCAGACAATGATGTATTCCTGGGACCTGATGGGTTCTACTACTTCTCTGCGTCCAACTTTCATTACAGCCCGGGGGCTCCCATTCTTCGCTCCAAAGATCTCATCAACTGGGATCTTATCGGACATTCTATCCCACGTTTAGAGTTTGGGGACGGTTATGATCTTCCCAACAGCAACACTCGCGCCTATAGAGGGGGAACTTGGGCTTCATCGCTGAGATACCGAGAGAGCAATAAACTGTGGTACTGGATCGGCTGCACAAACTTCTGGAACACCTGGGTCTTCACTTCTCCATCCCCAACCGGACCCTGGAAGAAGGCAGCGCAGCTTGGAACGGGTGGGACTTGCTACTACGACAATGGCATTCTgatcgatgatgacgacaccATGTATGTCGTCTACGGGTCAAACAACGTCCGAGTTTCTCAGCTTTCCAAAGACGGTCTTAGTGAAGTGAAATCTCAGCAAGTCTTGAACAACACTTCTATTGGGGTTGATGGTCTAGAGGGAAACCGCATGTACAAGATCAACGGTCAGTACTACATACTGAACGATGACCCAAATGCCTCGGCAACTTGGATTTGGAAGTCTGATAACCCTTTCGGCCCTTACAAATCCAAGAACCTCGCCAAAGGCGTCACACCCCCGCTCAGCGGTGGCAATTCCCCCCACCAGGGAAGCCTGATCAAGACTCCTGCAGGCGAGTGGTACTTCATGTCCTTCACCTGGGCATACCCTGCTGGTCGTCTTCCCGTCTTGGCCCCAATTCGCTGGGGCGATGATGGTTTCCCAGTCCTCGTGACTGGTGCTAATGGTGGCTGGGGAGCCTCGTACCCGCTTCCCTCCGGCAGCAACGGCCTCACCAAGAATTGGAGGCGGACGGATCGTTTCCAGGGCACGTCGCTCGATCCGTCCTGGGAGTGGAACCATAATCCCGACGTCACCTCCTACGAGATCAACAATGGCTTGACTCTTCGCACGGCCAGCGTAACCAACGATATATACTCAGCGAGGAACACTCTGACTCACCGAACCCATGGAGATCACCCTGTCGGTACCGTCAAGATTGACTTTAGCAAACTGGCCGATGGCGACCGAGCAGGTTTGGCGGCATTCCGCGACCAGAGCGCCTATATCGGCATCCATCGATCCAACGGCAAATCCACCCTTGCCGTTGCACAAGGAATGATTATTGACGAATGGTCAGGAGAGACCAAGAGTTTGggcgaggtcaaggccacgGCGGAGGTAGCGGAGGGCAAGACACAGGTGTGGTTGCGCGCCGAGTTGGACACGAGCCCTACGGGGTCTCGGAACGCCGTCTTCTCTTACAGCTGGGACGGAAGTAAATTTGAGAAACTTGGTCCGAACTACCAGCTATACAATGGCTGGGCATTCTTCATTGCTTACCGCTTTGGCATTTTCAATTATGCCACTCAGGCACTAGGCGGCTCAATCAAGGTTGAATCATTCACAGCTGCATGA
- a CDS encoding DAO domain-containing protein: MSAHDSIVIVGAGIIGLDVALVLAERGYGQSITVIAEHLPGDTALSYTSPWAGCNFSAISGTDANALRWDKLGYFHLSKLASESPEKTYVRRTASTELWDDNVPHDKIKTMSEYLEDFTPLSAEQLPEGVKFGASFTTLTVNAPKHLLYLYQRLKRDYGVRFIRQKLPNLQAAFSSHSTQIVFNCTGNAAKSLPGVEDTKCYPTRGQVLLTLAPEVHTNIMRHGKDYETYVIPRPYSKGHVILGGYMQKGNGDGATYSYETEDILDRTKELSTEVRESDIEVIAAFSGLRPSREGGARVEREDLSITGQKRTVIHNYGAGGTGFQAGYGMAVDAVSAAEPLLSEIRAQLRSKL; the protein is encoded by the exons atgtctgCACACGACAGCATTGTCATTGTTGG CGCGGGCATCattggccttgatgtcgcCCTGGTTCTTGCGGAAAGAGGTTATGGTCAGTCTATTACTGTCATTGCTGAGCACCTGCCTGGCGATACCGCTCTGAGCTATACCTCCCCATG GGCTGGTTGCAACTTTTCGGCCATCTCAGGCACAGACGCCAATGCCTTAAGATGGGACAAACTCGGGTACTTTCACTTGAGCAAGTTGGCCTCTGAAAGCCCTGAGAAAACCTATGTTCGACGGACAGCATCCACCGAGCTGTGGGACGACAATGTTCCCCatgacaagatcaagactATGTCTGAGTATCTCGAAGAT TTCACACCTCTGTCTGCTGAACAGCTGCCTGAGGGAGTTAAGTTCGGTGCATCCTTCACAACACTAACAGTCAATGCTCCCAAGCATCTCCTCTACCTCTACCAAAGGCTGAAGCGGGACTACGGCGTCCGATTCATTCGACAGAAGCTTCCCAACCTTCAAGCAGCCTTCTCCAGTCACTCGACTCAGATTGTTTTCAATTGCACCGGAAACGCGGCCAAGTCACTTCCTGGAGTTGAGGACACCAAGTGTTACCCAACGCGGGGCCAAGTTCTTTTGACGCTTGCTCCTGAAGTGCATACAAACATCATGAGACACGGCAAGGACTACGAGACCTATGTTATCCCTCGGCCTTATTCCAAAGGGCATGTGATCCTTGGCGGATATATGCAGAAGGGAAATGG AGACGGTGCCACTTACTCGTACGAGACTGAGGATATCCTGGATCGTACAAAGGAGCTTAGTACCGAGGTCCGAGAAAGTGACATCGAGGTCATCGCTGCATTTTCTGGCCTACGACCTTCTCGTGAGGGTGGTGCTCGAGTGGAACGGGAGGACCTGTCTATTACGGGCCAGAAGCGTACTGTCATCCACAACTACGGAGCAGGCGGTACTGGATTTCAAGCTGGCTATGGAATGGCAGTTGATGCCGTCAGCGCTGCTGAGCCCCTGCTGTCCGAGATTCGAGCCCAGTTGCGATCCAAGTTGTAA
- a CDS encoding Amine oxidase: MTPKTRDGHVWEPQTGFKTGIESDAVISPARALNNANKVYDVVVIGAGYAGLAAARDLSLLNHSVLLLEARDRIGGRTYTAKKDGFLYEMGGTWVTHHMGYLFREMTRYNMDRDLITTGSPDMHKGYYTINVPGAEPRKLSHEEAGAMQAKGWDMFVNVDGQFGRTICPLPHAQLDNPIVDRATVEKWDQISCHDRFEEIKHKLTAEEQGLLVSLLLHISGGHMKDSSLWDMVRSHALLMHSSDNFTDVWLRYKLRDGQTALAKNMFQEAADASLEYAFSTQVKSIVQASSGDGPTTVSTTNGDKFRARKIINTIPLNVLKDIQFSPPLSQRRQEAINIGHVNHMTKVHADVSNKELERWNGMRFPGLLMYGYGDGVLPNGDVHVVAFGADERENFIPENDATKTIDALNKIHPMNVKRLILHNWSTDPFSKGGPAWWRPGYMSKYQDELQSRHGNVFFASADWAHGWRAAIDGALEQGSLNAQTAHREITASNKKASSRL; encoded by the exons ATGACCCCCAAGACCAGAGACGGACACGTGTGGGAGCCTCAAACCGGCTTCAAGACTGGAATCGAGAGCGATGCTGTCATCTCTCCTGCCCGTGCCCTGAACAATGCCAACAAGGTCTACGACGTCGTCGTTATCGGCGCCGGATATGCGGGTCTTGCTGCAGCGCGCGACTTGAGCCTCCTGA ACCACTCCGTTCTGCTTCTCGAAGCCAGAGATCGTATTGGCGGTCGAACCTACACGGCAAAGAAGGATG GCTTCCTTTACGAGATGGGCGGAACTTGGGTCACTCATCACATGGGATATCTGTTCCGGGAAATGACCAGATATAACATGGATCGGGACCTGATCACCACCGGGAGTCCTGACATGCATAAGGGCTACTATACTATCAATGTCCCAG GAGCCGAACCACGAAAGCTCAGCCATGAGGAAGCTGGCGCTATGCAAGCCAAGGGCTGGGACATGTTTGTCAACGTCGATGGCCAGTTCGGCCGCACTATCTGCCCGCTTCCCCACGCCCAGCTCGACAACCCAATCGTGGACCGTGCTACAGTCGAGAAATGGGATCAGATCTCATGCCACGACCGATTTGAGGAGATCAAGCACAAGCTTACGGCTGAGGAACAGGGTCTTCTCGTCTCGCTCCTTCTCCACATCTCCGGAGGACACATGAAGGATTCCAGTCTTTGGGACATGGTCCGCTCACATGCCCTCCTTATGCATAGTTCGGACAACTTCACCGACGTCTGGCTGAGATACAAGCTCCGAGATGGGCAAACCGCCCTGGCAAAGAACATGTTCCAAGAAGCGGCCGACGCTAGCTTGGAGTATGCCTTCTCTACTCAGGTCAAGTCTATCGTTCAGGCATCATCTGGAGATGGCCCGACCACTGTCTCAACCACCAACGGCGACAAGTTCCGCGCTCGCAAGATCATCAACACAATTCCTTTGAATGTTCTTAAGGATATCCAATTCTCTCCTCCCCTATCGCAACGTcgccaagaagccatcaacaTTGGACATGTTAACCATATGACCAAGGTCCACGCAGACGTCAGCAacaaggagcttgagagATGGAATGGAATGCGTTTCCCTGGGCTTCTGATGTATGGCTACGGCGACGGTGTTTTGCCCAATGGAGACGTCCACGTCGTCGCCTTTGGTGCGGATGAGCGCGAAAACTTTATCCCAGAGAACGATGCAACAAAGACAATCGATGCTCTGAACAAGATTCATCCTATGAATGTCAAGCGACTG ATTCTGCACAACTGGAGTACCGACCCCTTCTCCAAGGGTGGTCCTGCTTGGTGGCGCCCTGGCTACATGTCAAAGTATCAGGATGAACTCCAGAGCCGACACGGAAATGTCTTCTTCGCCTCTGCTGACTGGGCCCATGGATGGCGTGCTGCCATTGACGGCGCGTTGGAACAGGGAAGCCTCAATGCTCAGACCGCCCACCGTGAGATCACTGCTTCCAACAAGAAAGCTTCAAGCAGGCTGTGA